The genomic region CCGCGGACTTCGAGGGAAGTGTTGCCTTCGCCGCCGCGCGCGACCTCATTTTCAAGGGGCGCGAGCAACCAAACGGCTATACCGAACCCATCCTCCACGCCCGCCGGCGGCAGGCCAAGGCCCGGGGGGATTCCCGATCCTCCTAAACGGATTGTAAGATTCCGGCAGGGAAACCGGCGGGAAACACAGGGCATAATTCCCGACGGCGATCTGGCCGGCCTGCGGCGCCTGTCCCGGTTATAAGCTCCGGCCGTGGACAGAAACCGTGGGCCGGCCTAACATGTTCCATGCGCCGCCGCGCGGCGCAAGATTTCTCCGGGCGACGCGGGCCGCCTGGGGCCAGGAAGGAGGCGCTCGCGGCATGAACAAGCTTATGAAGGTCGGCCTGCTCGTCCTGGCGTTTTTGCTGGTGCCCCCGTCGCCATCCATGCTCATGGCTTCCTCGGAGGGGGGGCACGGCGGCGATGCCACGGGCGGCGAGAAGAAGGAAGCCGGTAAGGCCGAAAACGGCGCCATCGTGATTGGCCCGATGACCGTCAATGTGCTCAGCAACACGGGGTACCGCTTCCTGCACCTCACCCTCGACGTGCAATGCGAGGACAATGCCTCGGCCGAGCGGCTGACGGACGCCGACTGCAAGCAGGACCTGATTTTCTTTCTCTCGTCCAAACTGGCCGAGGACCTGATGACCAGCGCCGGCAAGATGGCCCTGCGAAGGGATCTTATCCTGCTTTTCAGCAAGTACACCGGCCCGGGCAAGGTCAAAAACGTCTACTTTACCGAATTCGTCTTTCAATGACGGGAGCGGCGCGGAGATGCCGGCCTGTTGACGTGGATTCGTAACATGCGGCCGCGTTTGGCAAAACCGCACCGCATATGCTAGCTTTTGGCCATGGTTCGCGGGAGAGGGGCGCTTCCCGCCCCGACGGCAGCGGGCGCAAGGAGGTGGCGATGCTTGGTGATGCGGCGAAATTTTTCGCGCTGACGACGGTTCTGGCGCTTTGCATGCTGGTCACGGACGTCGGCCCCTGCTTTTCCCGCACCGGGGAACCGGCCCAGGTCATGCTGCTGGCCGCCGCGCCGGTCAAGCACGTCATCAAATCCGGCGACACCATAA from Solidesulfovibrio fructosivorans JJ] harbors:
- a CDS encoding flagellar basal body-associated FliL family protein, with translation MNKLMKVGLLVLAFLLVPPSPSMLMASSEGGHGGDATGGEKKEAGKAENGAIVIGPMTVNVLSNTGYRFLHLTLDVQCEDNASAERLTDADCKQDLIFFLSSKLAEDLMTSAGKMALRRDLILLFSKYTGPGKVKNVYFTEFVFQ